A portion of the Acidobacteriota bacterium genome contains these proteins:
- a CDS encoding alpha/beta fold hydrolase, translating to MNTGRRRMRSAGRWRRRTWVAGGTALAALLAFALLGVGCSSLPPLPESEPWSCEGGAEPADLWHCIDAAGPIPPKTEGAFRSTSRVVRGDLDRKRADQRAATACESDPPNGFEDLRGVSVEGAPPLHGYRFAGSPDKPLVVVVHGLFDSRNSAYVRRTAEALAARDFGVLVPDMRWHGCLLKPAWLPTLGLAEGGDLVRWGRWAAQDGAGETNRPVGLLGFSLGALDVLHALGRPDPPRAGAVAVSPPAALEQVFDSFSGPIYWQDRGLLGLIDRSFRKLLTRRLEDQDIPVTEAGPFASMLAHLERRTGVPGPLALALSDPVPPIERASRPLLILAAEDDPLFGRLVVEELRRAAAENPAAYLLATPGGGHIGFPGSDPQWFIDVVERFFTESAEVRVASDSPAP from the coding sequence ATGAACACGGGTCGTCGGAGGATGAGGTCGGCGGGGCGCTGGAGGCGGCGCACCTGGGTGGCCGGAGGCACCGCGTTGGCGGCACTCCTCGCCTTCGCCTTGCTCGGCGTCGGCTGCAGCAGTCTGCCACCGCTGCCGGAGTCCGAGCCCTGGAGTTGCGAAGGCGGCGCCGAGCCGGCGGACCTTTGGCACTGTATCGACGCCGCCGGACCGATTCCACCGAAGACCGAAGGAGCCTTCCGCAGTACCTCCCGGGTAGTGCGAGGAGACCTCGACCGCAAACGCGCTGACCAGCGCGCCGCCACCGCTTGCGAGAGCGATCCGCCGAACGGCTTCGAGGATCTCCGGGGTGTTTCCGTCGAGGGGGCGCCGCCGCTCCACGGCTACCGCTTCGCCGGCTCACCGGACAAGCCGCTGGTGGTGGTGGTGCACGGTCTGTTCGATAGCCGCAACAGCGCCTACGTGCGGCGCACGGCGGAGGCTCTCGCAGCCCGCGACTTTGGGGTGCTGGTGCCGGACATGCGCTGGCACGGCTGCCTGTTGAAACCCGCCTGGCTGCCCACCCTCGGCCTCGCCGAAGGCGGCGACCTCGTTCGCTGGGGGCGCTGGGCGGCCCAGGACGGCGCCGGCGAGACGAACCGGCCCGTCGGGCTGCTCGGTTTCTCCCTCGGGGCGCTCGATGTGCTCCACGCCCTCGGCCGTCCGGATCCACCGCGGGCCGGCGCCGTGGCGGTCTCACCGCCGGCCGCCCTGGAACAGGTTTTCGATTCCTTCAGCGGTCCCATCTACTGGCAGGATCGCGGGCTCCTCGGGCTGATCGACCGGAGCTTTCGCAAGCTGCTCACCCGCCGTCTCGAAGATCAGGACATCCCCGTCACCGAGGCGGGTCCTTTCGCCTCGATGCTCGCCCACCTGGAGCGGCGCACCGGCGTGCCGGGGCCGCTCGCCCTGGCGCTGTCGGATCCGGTGCCGCCGATCGAGCGGGCGAGTCGTCCTCTGTTGATCCTGGCGGCCGAGGATGACCCGCTGTTCGGGCGATTGGTGGTCGAGGAGCTGCGCCGGGCGGCGGCCGAAAACCCCGCCGCCTACCTGCTGGCAACCCCCGGCGGCGGCCACATCGGCTTTCCCGGGTCCGATCCGCAGTGGTTCATCGATGTGGTGGAGCGCTTCTTCACGGAGTCCGCGGAGGTGCGGGTGGCGTCAGATTCACCGGCGCCCTGA
- a CDS encoding type II CAAX endopeptidase family protein: MTLPNDGSTPPLGTPESEVPTTREPSPDDRTWGALASLLLSGAVFLFYSLVQGFGIVAVLVVQPYGELNAFEPERLINQYFGQILWVGTLIALPVALVALWLLTRLRRPGGVAQYLGLRGFRWWQGLLWLAATYALVTAITYVATVFERPPIPDFIEQAMTTAGFMPGLVLAVGLAAPIIEELLFRGFLYEGLAKSRLGEVGAIVLISALFAVIHLQYDAFDMFSVFLLGLLFGIVRWQTGSTWLAILLHAAINLFALFQSHRYLESIL; this comes from the coding sequence TTGACCCTGCCGAATGACGGATCGACTCCGCCGCTAGGGACTCCAGAAAGCGAGGTCCCGACAACGCGGGAGCCCTCTCCAGACGACCGGACCTGGGGAGCCCTCGCTTCCCTACTGCTGTCCGGCGCCGTCTTCCTCTTCTACAGCCTGGTGCAAGGCTTCGGCATCGTCGCGGTGCTGGTGGTCCAGCCCTACGGCGAATTGAACGCCTTCGAGCCCGAACGCCTCATCAACCAATACTTCGGCCAGATCCTGTGGGTCGGCACCCTCATTGCCTTGCCCGTCGCCCTCGTCGCCCTGTGGCTGCTGACTCGCCTGAGGCGCCCCGGCGGCGTGGCCCAGTACCTCGGCCTGCGGGGGTTCCGCTGGTGGCAAGGATTGCTCTGGCTGGCGGCCACCTACGCCTTGGTGACCGCCATCACCTACGTCGCCACCGTCTTCGAGCGCCCGCCGATCCCGGACTTCATAGAGCAGGCGATGACCACCGCCGGCTTCATGCCTGGTCTGGTGTTGGCCGTTGGCCTGGCGGCGCCGATCATCGAAGAGTTGCTGTTTCGCGGCTTTCTCTACGAAGGGCTGGCCAAAAGCCGTTTGGGTGAGGTGGGCGCCATCGTGCTGATCAGCGCCCTGTTCGCGGTGATCCACCTACAGTACGACGCCTTCGACATGTTCTCGGTGTTCCTCCTCGGGCTCCTGTTCGGTATCGTCCGCTGGCAAACCGGTTCGACCTGGCTGGCGATCCTCCTGCACGCCGCGATCAACCTTTTCGCCCTCTTCCAGTCGCACCGCTACCTGGAGAGCATCCTTTGA